Proteins from a genomic interval of Ghiorsea bivora:
- a CDS encoding DMT family transporter translates to MPIPIAYFGVVLIWSTTPLAIAWSGQAAGFVFGLTSRMLLGLVLAFIFAALLNKRMLWHKQALLAYLYGGLGIYGGMLSVYWAAQFIPSGLVSLLFGLTPIFTAILAIFWLKDELITRYRIIGMFLGFLGLLVVFGQSITWGEQAVWGVCGVVVSGLVHVTSAIWVKRVNAHVPAISMTAGTLSVATPLLCITWLATSPDWHVLSQTLTTAPSHTTLAILYLALFGSVFGFSLYYHVLKHVQATKVALIALMTPITSLFLGYYLNNEPITPQIILGASLIIGGLAIFELGGKPLPKWVPFRPNV, encoded by the coding sequence ATGCCTATACCCATCGCTTATTTTGGTGTTGTACTCATATGGAGCACCACGCCACTTGCCATTGCTTGGTCAGGTCAAGCTGCGGGTTTTGTGTTTGGTCTGACCAGCCGCATGCTTCTTGGGCTTGTGTTGGCATTCATTTTTGCCGCACTGCTCAATAAACGTATGCTTTGGCACAAACAAGCATTGTTGGCTTATTTGTATGGTGGTTTAGGCATTTATGGTGGCATGTTAAGCGTATATTGGGCAGCGCAATTCATTCCTTCAGGTTTGGTTTCACTCTTGTTTGGACTCACCCCGATATTCACTGCAATTCTTGCCATATTTTGGCTAAAAGATGAACTGATTACACGTTATCGTATCATCGGTATGTTTCTTGGTTTCTTAGGTTTATTGGTGGTATTTGGACAAAGCATCACATGGGGCGAACAAGCGGTGTGGGGCGTATGCGGCGTGGTTGTTTCAGGCTTGGTTCATGTCACCTCCGCCATTTGGGTCAAACGTGTTAACGCCCATGTGCCCGCCATCAGCATGACCGCAGGCACATTATCCGTTGCCACGCCTTTGTTATGCATCACATGGCTTGCCACATCACCCGATTGGCACGTTTTAAGTCAAACATTAACCACCGCACCAAGCCATACCACACTCGCCATTCTCTACTTGGCATTATTTGGCTCAGTTTTCGGTTTTTCCTTGTATTATCACGTTTTAAAACACGTCCAAGCCACCAAAGTCGCCCTCATTGCCCTGATGACACCCATCACATCACTTTTCCTCGGTTATTATCTCAACAACGAACCCATCACTCCACAAATCATACTCGGCGCAAGCCTGATTATTGGAGGGTTAGCCATCTTTGAACTGGGCGGAAAACCACTACCCAAATGGGTGCCATTCCGTCCTAATGTTTAA
- the cobU gene encoding bifunctional adenosylcobinamide kinase/adenosylcobinamide-phosphate guanylyltransferase, with the protein MKTLILGGARSGKSQHAEALVQASGKTVVYVATAPRFPDDKEWQQRINKHQQQRPKGWKLIEEEQDLIGILQGSMYQEHIVLIDCLTLWLSNLLYENHDVVYETQRLCEALADYTGAVVMVSNEVGMGLVPDTALGRDFRDAQGRLNQAVAHEADSVLFVAAGLPLALK; encoded by the coding sequence ATGAAAACATTGATATTGGGCGGTGCTCGTAGTGGAAAATCACAGCATGCGGAAGCTTTGGTACAGGCCAGTGGTAAAACGGTCGTGTATGTGGCGACTGCACCACGTTTTCCTGATGATAAGGAATGGCAACAGCGGATTAACAAACATCAACAGCAACGCCCCAAGGGTTGGAAATTGATTGAAGAAGAACAGGATTTGATTGGGATTTTGCAAGGTAGCATGTATCAAGAGCATATTGTGTTGATTGATTGTTTGACCTTGTGGTTGAGTAATCTGTTGTATGAAAACCATGATGTTGTGTATGAAACCCAGCGTTTATGTGAAGCTTTGGCTGATTATACAGGGGCTGTGGTGATGGTGTCTAATGAGGTAGGTATGGGGCTTGTGCCTGACACTGCACTTGGGCGCGATTTTCGTGATGCACAGGGCAGATTAAATCAAGCTGTGGCTCATGAGGCAGATAGTGTGCTTTTTGTAGCAGCAGGTTTGCCGCTGGCTCTTAAATAA
- a CDS encoding FAD-dependent oxidoreductase: MGVEVTIVDSHAKILSFLCADVSGNLETSMRHMGIQFRMHENIQSITRQGDKVILKFSDGSMKSDVLLYALGRIPNTDGLGLEALGIQCQKRGWIETNKHYQTNISHIYAVGDLIGAPALAATGMEQGRIAALHACDSNETLTSSHLPMAIYTIPEVAWVGKTSTALDKQNHNYVAGFGFYRETARGQIIGDSNSMLKLLVDAQSRKILGVHIVGESASELVHIGQMVMNLNGTVDDLICHVFNYPTLAECYKMAALHCSNQLKKKQSPNNAKGSYI; encoded by the coding sequence TTGGGTGTTGAAGTTACCATTGTCGATTCTCACGCTAAAATTCTCAGCTTTCTATGCGCTGATGTTTCGGGTAATTTAGAAACAAGCATGCGGCATATGGGGATTCAATTCCGTATGCATGAAAATATTCAGTCGATCACACGTCAAGGTGATAAGGTGATACTAAAATTTAGCGATGGTAGTATGAAAAGTGATGTTCTGCTCTATGCCCTCGGTCGTATTCCTAATACTGATGGTTTGGGTTTAGAGGCGCTTGGCATTCAATGTCAGAAACGTGGCTGGATTGAAACCAATAAACACTACCAGACCAATATATCACATATTTATGCTGTCGGAGATTTGATTGGTGCACCTGCCTTGGCAGCCACAGGTATGGAACAAGGTCGTATTGCTGCACTACATGCATGTGATAGCAATGAAACACTCACTTCGAGCCACTTGCCCATGGCTATCTACACAATCCCTGAAGTTGCTTGGGTCGGTAAAACATCTACAGCGTTGGATAAGCAGAACCATAACTATGTCGCTGGTTTTGGTTTTTACCGTGAAACTGCACGTGGCCAAATTATAGGCGACTCCAATAGTATGTTAAAGCTGCTTGTTGATGCCCAAAGCCGCAAAATTTTAGGTGTACATATTGTTGGAGAATCAGCCAGTGAACTGGTTCATATTGGGCAAATGGTGATGAATTTAAACGGGACGGTTGATGACTTAATCTGCCATGTTTTTAATTATCCTACACTGGCAGAATGTTATAAAATGGCTGCATTACATTGCAGCAACCAACTTAAAAAGAAACAATCACCCAACAACGCTAAGGGTTCTTACATATAA
- a CDS encoding AMP-dependent synthetase/ligase, translating into MNTKHKPILYRESEVETLHGLFCERVRRTPDALAYRFYDTPHETWQDILWQDIAARVDACANLLKTLGMAERDRAAILMENCPDWIVSDQAALSLNMITVPLFYNDRPENMAYVLHDSGARILFVDHEEHWVKLQPALQDHTLEVVVLVKTLDVLWKKDGERQDLGHQDIPASLATIVYTSGTTGNPKGVMLSHQSILENASAAYAVSNIYPSDTFLSFLPLSHAFERTVGYYLPMLSGATVAFARSILTLQEDLVNIAPTVMVTVPRMFEKIDARLEEKLAQASKFKQGLVKLAEDVGFRHFEIQQGKQCWHINQLLYPLLDKMVGSKVRTSLGGRLRVAVSGGAPLSTSIGRRYLGFGVPIIQGYGLTEYSPVVSSNRLDRNNPACVGEPLQYTQVKTDTETGELLIKGHGVMLGYWQQAEATRAMIDDEGWLHSGDVAKIVDNQIYITGRIKDILVLSNGEKVPPTDIEDALLKDSWVDQVMVVGEGKAFLVALIVPSEQGKSVDKRAFIQRFSKDLHAFPGYEKIKGVVVCESPWTIEEGLLTPTMKLRRSHILEKYSGEVEEVYASLG; encoded by the coding sequence ATGAACACAAAACATAAACCGATTTTATATCGTGAAAGCGAAGTGGAAACATTGCACGGCTTATTTTGTGAACGTGTTCGCCGAACCCCTGATGCTTTGGCATACCGTTTTTACGACACACCTCATGAAACATGGCAGGATATATTATGGCAAGATATAGCAGCACGTGTGGATGCATGTGCGAACTTGCTCAAGACTTTGGGTATGGCAGAGCGAGATAGGGCAGCCATATTGATGGAGAATTGTCCTGATTGGATAGTATCAGACCAAGCAGCCTTATCATTAAATATGATTACAGTGCCGCTTTTTTATAATGATAGACCCGAGAATATGGCGTATGTATTGCATGATTCAGGTGCGCGCATTTTGTTTGTTGATCATGAGGAACACTGGGTAAAATTGCAGCCAGCTTTGCAAGACCATACTCTGGAAGTTGTGGTTTTAGTGAAAACGTTAGATGTGTTATGGAAAAAAGATGGTGAGCGCCAAGATCTTGGGCATCAAGATATACCCGCCAGTCTAGCGACGATTGTTTATACATCAGGCACGACAGGAAACCCCAAAGGTGTAATGTTATCCCACCAAAGTATCTTGGAAAATGCCAGTGCTGCGTATGCGGTATCCAATATTTATCCAAGCGATACATTCTTGTCTTTTCTACCTTTATCTCACGCTTTTGAGCGCACGGTGGGTTATTATTTACCCATGCTTTCAGGGGCAACGGTGGCATTTGCGCGTTCCATTCTCACGTTGCAAGAAGACTTGGTAAACATTGCGCCAACGGTGATGGTAACTGTGCCACGCATGTTTGAAAAAATTGATGCAAGATTGGAAGAGAAGTTGGCTCAGGCATCCAAGTTTAAACAAGGTTTGGTTAAACTGGCTGAGGATGTTGGTTTTCGCCACTTTGAAATTCAACAAGGCAAACAATGTTGGCATATCAATCAACTGTTATACCCATTGCTGGATAAAATGGTAGGCAGCAAAGTACGTACATCATTGGGTGGTCGATTGCGGGTCGCGGTTTCAGGTGGTGCGCCATTATCGACATCCATTGGTCGCCGTTATTTGGGTTTTGGTGTACCGATTATTCAGGGTTATGGGTTAACCGAATATTCACCCGTGGTATCTAGCAATCGTTTGGATAGAAACAACCCTGCTTGTGTGGGTGAACCCTTGCAATATACCCAAGTGAAAACAGATACAGAGACAGGTGAGCTTCTTATCAAGGGGCATGGCGTGATGTTAGGTTATTGGCAACAAGCTGAAGCAACCCGTGCCATGATTGATGATGAGGGTTGGTTGCATTCAGGTGATGTGGCGAAAATTGTCGATAATCAAATTTATATCACAGGTCGCATCAAAGACATATTGGTCTTATCCAATGGTGAAAAAGTGCCCCCAACAGACATTGAAGATGCTTTGCTCAAAGATAGTTGGGTTGACCAAGTGATGGTGGTGGGCGAAGGCAAAGCATTCTTGGTGGCATTGATTGTGCCCAGTGAACAAGGAAAAAGTGTGGATAAACGTGCGTTTATCCAACGATTCTCTAAAGATTTACATGCTTTTCCGGGTTATGAAAAAATCAAAGGTGTGGTGGTGTGCGAATCACCGTGGACGATTGAAGAAGGTTTATTAACCCCAACCATGAAACTAAGACGCAGCCATATTTTAGAAAAATACTCAGGTGAAGTTGAAGAAGTGTATGCAAGTTTAGGTTAA
- a CDS encoding c-type cytochrome produces the protein MKKVLMIAATSAFLVSGLAATEAIAGAEKKCKACHNFSAKGKVGPGLLGVFGRDAGTADFKKYSKALKAGGWTWDEEHLRAWICNSKKAVKEFTGDKKAKTKMPPQKMCGEKGDEVIAFLKNLK, from the coding sequence ATGAAAAAAGTATTAATGATTGCTGCAACATCTGCATTCTTGGTAAGCGGTTTGGCAGCAACTGAAGCAATTGCTGGTGCTGAAAAGAAATGTAAAGCATGCCATAATTTTAGCGCAAAGGGTAAGGTTGGCCCTGGTCTTTTAGGTGTTTTTGGTCGTGATGCAGGCACTGCAGATTTTAAAAAATACAGTAAAGCACTAAAAGCTGGTGGTTGGACATGGGATGAAGAACATCTTCGTGCTTGGATTTGCAACTCTAAAAAAGCTGTAAAAGAATTCACTGGCGACAAAAAAGCAAAAACAAAAATGCCTCCACAAAAAATGTGTGGTGAAAAAGGTGATGAAGTCATTGCTTTCTTGAAAAATCTTAAATAA
- a CDS encoding 3-hydroxyacyl-CoA dehydrogenase NAD-binding domain-containing protein, with protein sequence MSKSQAWTLETDEQGVAWLHLDVPDKGANVLSQAVVKALGDQLDEVEKNDAKGLIIVSDKKAGFIAGADVEEFTHVKTAEEAKAVIALAHGVFNRLQGLNIPTLALIHGHCLGGGLELSLACDYRVAEETASLGFPEVMLGIFPGFGGSVRSIRLMGVQHAMTMMLTGRPVVGKRAKRMGLVDAAVPERQMKRAAVQIIAQAGSKRVYQTPLLQKVINSSLGRKLVAMGLRKMTRKRVNPKHYPAPFALIDMWARFGNNTKRMFQAEMDTVSKLLVLPQTQNLVRLFFLQDRLKSFGKASDAKINHIHVIGAGVMGGDIAAWCAMQGIKVTLQDQDMQVIARAIKRAAGLFQKKLREPRLVQAALDRLIPDLAGLGIAEADMVLEAIVENLDIKQSLYQSIEPKMKQGAVLATNTSGIPMDDLATVLTAPERLVGIHFFNPVAKMKLVETIAGKKTAKETLAIAHRFVTQIRKLPLPVKSSPGFLVNRILMPYLMEAVNMVDEGKQPECIDKAATDFGMPMGPITLADTVGLDICLAVAHDLADVTGDKVPEFLQTWVEQGRLGKKSGQGFYRYNKGKPVMSKANVSNKEQQEITDRLITRIVDEAKRCLDEGVVEDADLLDAGMVFGTGFAPFRGGVMKYAADEGKL encoded by the coding sequence ATGAGTAAATCACAAGCATGGACACTAGAAACAGATGAACAAGGTGTAGCTTGGTTGCACTTGGATGTGCCCGATAAAGGGGCGAATGTTTTGTCGCAAGCGGTAGTCAAAGCTTTGGGTGATCAATTGGATGAAGTCGAAAAAAATGATGCCAAAGGTTTGATTATTGTATCGGATAAGAAGGCAGGTTTTATTGCGGGTGCTGATGTAGAAGAATTTACACATGTCAAAACTGCCGAAGAAGCCAAAGCCGTGATTGCATTGGCGCATGGTGTGTTTAATCGTTTGCAAGGGTTGAATATACCCACCTTGGCATTGATTCATGGGCATTGTTTGGGTGGTGGTTTGGAATTATCTCTAGCTTGTGATTATCGGGTGGCAGAGGAAACAGCAAGCCTTGGTTTTCCTGAAGTGATGTTGGGCATATTCCCTGGTTTTGGTGGCAGTGTTCGCTCGATTCGATTGATGGGTGTGCAACATGCCATGACCATGATGCTCACGGGTCGCCCTGTGGTTGGTAAACGTGCAAAACGTATGGGTTTGGTAGATGCGGCTGTGCCAGAGCGGCAAATGAAACGTGCTGCTGTGCAAATCATAGCTCAAGCTGGGTCAAAAAGAGTGTATCAAACACCGCTGCTACAAAAGGTTATCAACAGTAGCCTTGGGCGTAAATTGGTGGCAATGGGTTTGCGTAAAATGACGCGCAAACGGGTGAACCCCAAACATTACCCCGCACCTTTTGCCCTGATTGATATGTGGGCAAGGTTTGGGAACAACACTAAACGTATGTTTCAAGCCGAAATGGATACGGTTTCCAAGTTGTTGGTATTGCCTCAAACGCAGAACTTGGTACGCCTATTTTTCTTGCAGGATAGGCTTAAATCCTTTGGCAAAGCGAGTGATGCTAAAATCAATCATATCCATGTGATTGGTGCGGGTGTGATGGGTGGTGATATTGCGGCATGGTGCGCGATGCAGGGCATTAAAGTGACATTGCAAGACCAAGATATGCAGGTGATTGCCAGAGCCATCAAACGGGCAGCAGGTTTGTTCCAGAAGAAATTGCGTGAGCCAAGGTTGGTGCAAGCAGCATTGGATAGATTGATTCCCGATCTTGCAGGTTTGGGTATTGCCGAAGCGGATATGGTGCTTGAAGCTATTGTGGAAAACTTGGACATCAAACAATCCTTGTATCAAAGCATTGAGCCTAAAATGAAACAAGGTGCAGTGCTTGCCACCAATACATCGGGCATTCCCATGGATGATTTGGCAACAGTGCTCACCGCGCCTGAAAGGTTGGTGGGTATTCACTTTTTTAACCCTGTGGCGAAAATGAAGCTGGTGGAAACCATTGCGGGCAAAAAAACAGCAAAAGAAACATTGGCTATTGCGCATCGTTTTGTCACCCAAATTCGCAAACTTCCGCTGCCTGTGAAAAGTTCACCGGGTTTTTTGGTCAATCGTATTTTGATGCCGTATTTGATGGAAGCGGTGAACATGGTGGATGAAGGAAAACAGCCCGAATGTATTGATAAAGCAGCTACAGATTTTGGTATGCCCATGGGGCCGATTACCTTGGCAGATACTGTGGGTTTGGATATTTGTTTGGCAGTTGCCCATGATTTAGCAGATGTGACGGGTGATAAAGTGCCTGAATTCTTGCAAACATGGGTAGAGCAAGGGCGTTTGGGTAAAAAATCGGGGCAAGGTTTTTACCGTTATAACAAAGGTAAACCTGTGATGAGCAAAGCCAATGTGTCGAACAAAGAACAGCAGGAAATCACGGATAGACTCATCACAAGGATAGTTGATGAAGCCAAACGTTGTTTGGATGAAGGCGTGGTGGAAGATGCCGATTTGTTGGATGCTGGCATGGTCTTTGGCACAGGTTTCGCCCCATTCCGTGGTGGGGTGATGAAGTATGCCGCAGATGAAGGAAAGTTATAA
- a CDS encoding acetyl-CoA C-acetyltransferase, whose amino-acid sequence MSKRKVYVVDGLRTPFLKARGKRGAFSASDLAVYAGRSLLMRQPFKPSDFDEVIMGCVMPEPDEMNIARIIALRLGCGKEVPAWTVQRNCASGMQSLDAARLKIQAGESNLILAGGTEVMSRAPLLLSHAMTDWLGDFQRSKTLSQKLSALVKLRPSFFAPIIGIIKGLSDSVVGLSMGQTAENLAYKYHINREEMDGFAVESHLKVVSGMESRGLQDEIVSIVDKQGHVYTEDDGVRSDSTLESLGKLRPVFDRKFGMVTAGNSAQITDGAAMLILASAQAVRKYKLPVLGTLDDVHWAGVAPEHMGLGPAYAIPPLLARNKLGVGDIDAWEINEAFAVQVLACLQDMKDKGVGNIPLDKLNREGGAIAIGHPVGASGARIVLHLLNSMQRNGEKRGVASLCIGGGQGGAVLLSGGES is encoded by the coding sequence ATGAGCAAACGCAAAGTATATGTGGTGGATGGATTGCGCACCCCATTTTTGAAAGCACGGGGTAAACGTGGGGCATTCTCCGCATCGGATTTGGCAGTGTATGCAGGGCGAAGTTTGTTGATGCGTCAGCCATTTAAGCCCAGTGATTTTGATGAAGTGATTATGGGTTGTGTGATGCCTGAACCTGATGAAATGAATATTGCGCGTATTATCGCGTTGCGTTTGGGTTGTGGTAAAGAAGTGCCTGCGTGGACGGTGCAGCGCAATTGTGCATCGGGTATGCAATCGCTTGATGCGGCAAGGCTTAAAATTCAAGCGGGAGAATCCAATTTGATTCTTGCAGGGGGTACGGAAGTGATGAGCCGCGCACCGTTGTTGCTTAGCCATGCCATGACCGATTGGTTGGGTGATTTTCAGCGTTCTAAAACATTGTCACAAAAACTTTCGGCATTGGTGAAACTCAGACCTTCATTTTTTGCGCCCATCATTGGTATCATCAAAGGACTAAGTGACTCTGTGGTGGGTTTAAGCATGGGGCAAACGGCAGAAAACTTGGCTTATAAATACCATATCAATCGAGAAGAGATGGATGGTTTTGCGGTGGAAAGTCATCTCAAGGTGGTATCGGGCATGGAAAGTCGTGGTTTACAAGATGAAATCGTGTCTATCGTGGATAAACAAGGGCATGTGTATACGGAAGATGATGGGGTGCGCTCTGATTCTACGCTTGAAAGCTTGGGTAAACTTCGCCCTGTATTTGATAGGAAGTTTGGCATGGTCACAGCAGGTAATTCGGCGCAAATCACCGATGGTGCAGCCATGTTGATTTTAGCCAGTGCGCAAGCGGTTCGGAAATACAAATTACCCGTGCTTGGCACCCTTGATGATGTGCACTGGGCAGGTGTAGCGCCTGAACACATGGGTTTAGGCCCTGCCTATGCCATTCCGCCACTGCTTGCGCGAAACAAACTGGGCGTGGGTGATATTGATGCTTGGGAAATCAACGAAGCTTTTGCCGTGCAGGTCTTGGCATGTTTGCAGGATATGAAAGATAAGGGTGTGGGCAATATTCCGCTCGATAAGCTCAACCGAGAAGGTGGTGCAATTGCCATTGGGCATCCTGTGGGTGCAAGTGGGGCGCGGATTGTATTGCACTTGCTTAATAGTATGCAGCGTAATGGTGAAAAACGTGGTGTTGCTTCACTTTGTATTGGTGGCGGACAAGGCGGCGCGGTGTTGTTATCTGGAGGTGAATCATGA
- the bluB gene encoding 5,6-dimethylbenzimidazole synthase, which yields MVQHVFTENERDTVYHVIDARRDMRHFSGGEVEQNVLLRILQAAHAAPSVGLMQPWRFVRITSGDMRAKLIQLVEQEKDKTANMMDARKAEFMRLKVEGMRECAELIAVVLAPDDGTIFGRRTMPEEMALCSTSCAIQNMWLAARAENLGMGWVSFFNPQDVANLLQCPDAAKPIALLCLGPVHDFYEKPMLEQEGWREREDLSKVLAENMYPES from the coding sequence ATGGTACAACATGTGTTTACAGAAAATGAGCGTGATACGGTTTATCATGTGATTGATGCACGCAGAGATATGCGCCATTTTTCAGGAGGTGAAGTTGAGCAAAATGTATTGTTACGCATATTACAAGCAGCCCATGCAGCACCTTCTGTGGGCTTGATGCAACCATGGCGTTTTGTACGCATTACATCGGGTGATATGCGTGCGAAGTTGATTCAGCTTGTTGAGCAGGAAAAAGATAAAACGGCAAACATGATGGATGCGCGTAAAGCTGAATTTATGCGTTTAAAAGTTGAAGGTATGCGTGAGTGCGCTGAGTTGATAGCGGTGGTGCTTGCGCCTGATGATGGTACGATATTCGGGCGGCGCACCATGCCAGAAGAAATGGCGTTGTGCTCAACATCGTGTGCCATTCAAAATATGTGGTTGGCTGCAAGAGCGGAAAACTTAGGTATGGGTTGGGTTTCATTTTTTAACCCGCAAGATGTGGCAAACTTGTTGCAATGTCCTGATGCCGCCAAACCTATTGCTTTATTATGTTTAGGTCCTGTACATGATTTTTATGAAAAACCCATGTTGGAACAAGAAGGCTGGCGCGAGCGTGAAGACTTATCGAAAGTGTTGGCTGAAAACATGTACCCTGAATCATGA
- a CDS encoding transposase, which translates to MYKQRWQVELFFKWIKQNLKITAFIGTTMNAVITQIMVALCTYLMLVWMKFIFNLKQSPMQIIRLLQMNLFVSRNLMEIFKPPEQKLKNTNQLGWKF; encoded by the coding sequence ATGTACAAACAGCGATGGCAAGTTGAATTGTTCTTTAAATGGATTAAGCAAAATCTAAAAATAACAGCATTCATTGGAACCACTATGAATGCTGTTATCACACAAATTATGGTCGCACTTTGCACTTACCTTATGCTTGTTTGGATGAAGTTTATATTCAACTTGAAACAAAGCCCAATGCAAATTATTCGATTGCTACAAATGAATTTGTTCGTGAGTAGAAACTTGATGGAAATCTTCAAGCCTCCCGAACAAAAACTTAAAAATACGAATCAATTGGGGTGGAAATTTTGA
- a CDS encoding Maf family protein, whose protein sequence is MFNIALMKIILASQSPRRLFLLQAAGFSIDVRPSHIDECPQPGEDVQTMTSRLCLAKAKACLLQDDELQVPVIAADTLVALGDEVLGQPEDIQQAKEMIQKLSGQKHQVHTTVCVRLADDYLLQTVTTEVSFRMISDAEIDVYVRYNEILDKAGAYAIQGGASGFITGIQGSLDNVIGLPVQETIRLLHKIRCEQVASEA, encoded by the coding sequence TTGTTTAATATTGCGCTTATGAAAATCATTTTAGCATCGCAGTCACCACGACGTTTGTTTTTGTTACAAGCAGCTGGTTTTTCAATAGATGTTCGACCTAGCCATATTGATGAATGCCCCCAACCAGGGGAAGATGTGCAAACCATGACATCTAGGCTTTGCTTGGCGAAGGCAAAGGCTTGTTTGCTGCAAGATGATGAGTTGCAAGTGCCTGTGATTGCAGCCGATACCTTGGTGGCGCTTGGTGATGAGGTATTGGGACAGCCTGAGGATATACAGCAGGCAAAAGAAATGATTCAAAAGCTGTCAGGTCAGAAACATCAAGTGCATACAACGGTCTGTGTTCGTTTGGCAGATGACTATTTACTGCAAACGGTGACGACTGAGGTGAGCTTTCGTATGATAAGTGATGCAGAAATTGATGTGTATGTACGGTATAATGAAATACTCGATAAGGCTGGTGCTTATGCTATTCAGGGCGGTGCGTCAGGTTTCATCACAGGTATACAGGGTAGTTTGGATAATGTGATAGGTTTGCCAGTACAGGAAACGATTAGATTATTGCATAAAATAAGATGTGAACAAGTAGCGAGTGAGGCATAA
- a CDS encoding FAD-dependent oxidoreductase gives MSHYDILVIGSGPAGHRAAIQAAKRGKHVGLIERKPRIGGAGLQTGTIPCKALREIAYSATMGASHGMRKVHPNITRQHNFLSESVRKKNIVINKQESVFLSQLMRNGVALIPGEAGFYDAHTLRIKTPHGEEQDIYADKFILATGSRPRRPVDIPFDKERVLDSTSILHMKELPETLTIVGGGVISLRICYNLCFIGC, from the coding sequence ATGTCTCATTATGATATTTTAGTTATAGGTTCTGGCCCTGCGGGGCATCGCGCAGCCATTCAAGCTGCCAAACGCGGGAAACATGTTGGTTTAATTGAACGTAAGCCGCGTATTGGTGGCGCAGGTTTACAAACGGGCACTATTCCCTGCAAGGCACTACGTGAAATTGCCTATAGTGCAACCATGGGAGCCAGTCATGGCATGCGTAAAGTACATCCTAATATTACACGTCAACATAATTTTTTGTCTGAATCCGTGCGCAAAAAAAACATTGTTATCAATAAGCAAGAGTCTGTTTTCTTAAGTCAACTCATGCGTAATGGTGTTGCCTTAATTCCAGGGGAAGCTGGTTTCTATGACGCCCACACCTTACGTATCAAAACACCTCATGGTGAAGAACAAGATATCTATGCTGATAAATTTATTCTAGCAACAGGTTCCCGTCCGCGTCGCCCTGTAGATATTCCTTTTGATAAAGAGCGTGTATTAGATTCTACCTCTATTTTACACATGAAAGAATTGCCCGAAACACTCACCATTGTTGGTGGCGGTGTAATAAGCCTGCGAATTTGCTACAATTTATGCTTCATTGGGTGTTGA